Proteins encoded by one window of Arachis hypogaea cultivar Tifrunner chromosome 1, arahy.Tifrunner.gnm2.J5K5, whole genome shotgun sequence:
- the LOC112803065 gene encoding probable lipid phosphate phosphatase beta, translating to MGHLNQPPPKSTAATSPPQPFLLRLDAAVSLHVHNLTKPFAPRPLLRFLELLADFRFFFPVSVALLLACPYSSPLRRHLFLPLALCSLLDLIFIALLKLIVRRSRPTYSHHGDYNAVVPVDHFSFPSGHSSRVFFVASIFSFSKLRMVDAIADLHHPRLFMIIDHWFGGEEVFAINAVVTAVWAWASATALSRIALGRHYVLDVFFGACFGVLEALFTLRFLEIQTWI from the coding sequence ATGGGCCATCTTAACCAGCCACCACCAAAATCTACTGCCGCCACATCGCCACCACAGCCTTTCTTACTCCGCCTCGACGCCGCCGTCTCTCTCCACGTCCACAACCTCACAAAACCCTTCGCCCCACGCCCACTTCTCCGCTTCCTCGAGCTCCTCGCCGACTTCCGCTTCTTCTTCCCCGTCTCCGTCGCACTCCTCCTTGCCTGTCCTTACTCCTCCCCTCTCCGCCGCCACCTCTTCCTCCCCCTCGCTCTCTGCTCCCTCCTTGACCTCATCTTCATCGCTCTCCTCAAACTCATCGTGCGCAGATCCCGTCCGACCTACTCCCACCACGGCGACTACAACGCCGTCGTTCCCGTCGACCATTTCTCCTTCCCCAGCGGCCACTCCTCCAGGGTCTTCTTCGTCGCCTCTATCTTCTCGTTCTCCAAACTCCGCATGGTTGATGCTATCGCCGATCTTCACCATCCACGCCTCTTCATGATTATCGACCATTGGTTCGGCGGCGAAGAGGTCTTCGCCATTAACGCCGTTGTAACCGCGGTTTGGGCCTGGGCTTCAGCCACCGCCCTTTCTAGGATCGCTCTCGGGAGGCACTATGTTCTGGACGTCTTCTTCGGGGCTTGTTTCGGCGTGCTAGAAGCTTTGTTCACATTGCGATTCCTCGAGATTCAAACGTGGATTTGA